A genomic region of uncultured Roseibium sp. contains the following coding sequences:
- a CDS encoding TRAP transporter large permease, with protein MIEALIGFVALFGLVLLRVPIAVAMVIVGTLGFAALRNWNAALNLLGNAAFDTGLSYTLSVIPLFILMGNLLTISGVSQSLFSTAHSLLHRMRGGLAMASIVACGGFSAVCGSSLATAATMSKVAMPSMRKAGYADSLATGSIAAGGTLGILIPPSVILIIYGLLTEADIGKLFIAGIIPGLLGVVFYLAAVYVTVLFKPALAPSEHDDIALERKDVWGVLAVLGLFAVIMVGIYGGFFTPTEAAAIGAATALIIAFLSGGLTFEKLFTAGLNCARTTAMIFAIIIGAEVFSNFISYAGVPDALLTFVQSLDVNAYVVMLVLVLIYIVLGAVLESLSMILLTVPVFFPLVTSLDFGTGILSDPDMVLIWFGIVVVVVTEISLISPPIGLNVFVLRSVLTDVPLRTIFAGVLPFWAADIFRLALLIAVPALSLMLI; from the coding sequence GTGATTGAAGCACTGATTGGATTCGTTGCCCTTTTCGGCCTCGTTCTGCTGCGCGTACCGATCGCCGTTGCCATGGTGATTGTCGGCACGCTGGGGTTCGCCGCCCTTCGAAACTGGAACGCGGCGCTGAACCTGCTCGGCAATGCAGCCTTCGACACGGGCCTCTCCTACACGCTCTCCGTGATCCCGCTGTTCATCCTGATGGGCAACCTTCTGACCATCTCCGGCGTCAGCCAGTCGCTCTTCAGCACCGCGCACAGCCTGCTGCACCGCATGCGCGGCGGCCTCGCCATGGCCTCGATCGTTGCCTGCGGCGGCTTTTCCGCCGTCTGTGGCTCCTCGCTCGCGACCGCAGCGACCATGTCCAAGGTGGCCATGCCCTCGATGCGCAAGGCGGGCTATGCCGACAGCCTGGCGACCGGTTCCATCGCCGCCGGTGGCACGCTCGGCATTCTCATCCCGCCGAGCGTCATCCTGATCATCTACGGCCTTCTGACCGAGGCCGATATCGGCAAACTCTTCATTGCCGGGATCATCCCCGGGCTGCTCGGAGTGGTCTTTTATCTCGCCGCCGTCTACGTCACCGTTCTTTTCAAGCCTGCCCTCGCCCCTTCGGAGCATGACGACATCGCGCTGGAGCGGAAGGATGTCTGGGGTGTACTGGCCGTGCTTGGCCTCTTTGCGGTGATCATGGTGGGCATCTATGGCGGCTTCTTCACGCCGACGGAGGCAGCGGCGATCGGGGCGGCGACCGCGCTCATCATCGCCTTCCTGTCAGGTGGCCTCACGTTCGAAAAGCTGTTCACAGCCGGGCTCAACTGTGCCCGCACAACCGCGATGATCTTTGCGATCATCATCGGCGCCGAAGTCTTTTCCAACTTCATCAGCTACGCCGGCGTCCCGGATGCGCTTCTGACATTCGTCCAGTCGCTCGACGTCAACGCCTATGTCGTCATGCTTGTCCTGGTGCTGATCTACATCGTGCTCGGCGCGGTGCTGGAAAGCCTGTCCATGATCCTTCTGACGGTGCCTGTGTTCTTCCCGCTGGTCACGTCGCTGGATTTCGGGACCGGCATCCTCTCCGATCCGGACATGGTGCTGATCTGGTTCGGCATCGTCGTCGTTGTGGTCACCGAGATCAGCCTGATCTCACCGCCCATCGGCCTCAATGTCTTTGTCCTGCGCTCCGTCCTCACCGACGTGCCGCTCCGGACGATTTTCGCCGGGGTCCTGCCCTTCTGGGCAGCCGACATCTTCCGGCTCGCGCTCCTGATCGCGGTACCGGCGCTGTCCCTGATGCTGATTTGA
- a CDS encoding TRAP transporter small permease: MMTPTEPDEGAPRRANGFRRGATFLLGLACLLVLAAMIGLTCVDVVARYLFNSPVNGAYELTQLLLASLIFLALPLTTAAGEHIEVELLDGLKSRVFKYLGALCAGVATVAVFLIIARELFEHAEKLQRRGQVTDSLEIPLYLIGWLGTASFAVSAVVAIFWTLSRLREKA; this comes from the coding sequence ATGATGACACCGACTGAACCCGATGAAGGTGCACCACGCCGGGCCAACGGCTTCCGGCGTGGTGCCACCTTCCTGCTCGGTCTTGCCTGTCTTCTGGTGCTGGCGGCCATGATCGGACTGACCTGCGTGGACGTCGTTGCCCGCTACCTCTTCAACAGCCCGGTCAACGGTGCCTACGAATTGACGCAGTTGCTTCTGGCCTCGCTGATCTTTCTTGCCCTGCCCCTGACGACCGCCGCAGGCGAGCATATCGAGGTGGAGCTTCTGGACGGGCTCAAGAGCCGGGTTTTCAAGTATCTGGGCGCGCTCTGCGCAGGTGTGGCGACCGTCGCCGTCTTCCTGATCATCGCCAGGGAGCTGTTCGAACACGCAGAAAAACTGCAGCGCCGGGGCCAGGTAACCGATTCACTGGAAATCCCGCTCTACCTGATCGGCTGGCTCGGCACCGCCTCCTTCGCGGTTTCTGCCGTCGTCGCGATTTTCTGGACACTCAGCCGTTTGCGCGAAAAGGCCTGA